The Corvus moneduloides isolate bCorMon1 chromosome 11, bCorMon1.pri, whole genome shotgun sequence genomic sequence GCCTGGAAGGACATGCAGCTATCAGTAACAAAGAGCTGAaccttcagaaatgttttggatACTTCACAACAAGCCATCCTAGGAAAAGGTTACGACGTGTAACTTCAGTGTATTTTAGATTCATCATCTGGCTGTTTGTTAAAACGACTCCTGATGTACTGTGCATGAACAAATGGCAAAACTATGAAGAAATAAGGAGCAAAATACAGAGAATTATACATGAGGTATTTAGGTCAATGACACAGCAAAGGAACAGCTGGAACAGGAAATCACAAATCCAACTCCAGAGTGAAAATCACTGTATTTTATATCAGTTGTATCATATCCATCCTGAGGTGCTGTCACGTGGTCCAGTAGTGGCTTCAGTGTGGGGTGGTGAAGATGTAATAGAATCTCATGGTGTCCTGGGGGAGAAGGAGGTGACAGGGGGACACTGATGGCTCTGGGGGAACGCAGGACTTGGGGGAATCACCTCGGCTCAGTTCTGGCACTGTGGAACTGGAAGAAGACTCCTCCTTGTGCCCACACTTCGGGGAGAGCCGAAcagtggggatggagggacatCAGACCATGGGTCAGGCCCCAAAACCTGTCTGTCCCAGCAATAAATCTGTCTGAATCCCAGAATCTCAAGGGGTCTGGGAGGTGGCTGGGGGCCGCAGAGAGTGGCTCAGGGCGGGGTACAGGGATCTGTGGGTCAGGGTACCCAGAAAATGTACCTGATTACACTACAGGGCCTGTCTTGGGCTACTGGGGCCGCTGGGGATGCAAACTGGGGCCCAGTGGGGTGAGTTAAGAGTCTGATGGGAACAATTGGGACCATTGTGGGGTGAcatggggcactgggagcaaCCAGGGGTACAACTTGGGGCCTGAGGGGGGCCATTTTGGGCCTCACAGGTGCAATTTGGGGCTGAGAGGGACATTTTGAGTGCTGTCTTGACACACAAGACTAGAGAGTAAGAGTGAAACAGTGAATGAAGCCAACAGATCAAACAGTGGCATCTCCTTTGCTTGTTAAGAAGTGCAGTGTGACAGAGACTTGACATGGAGCCTGCAGCAGTACTGGACTAAGGCTTTTCAAGTTTTTCAAATATACAGGAGAAGGCATAATGAGAAACACTAAGGGAGCTTTATTTGGACTTGTACTCCAGGTACTTAGAGTGCAAGTTTGCCTTTATTAATCTAATAAGTTGTGGCAATTAATTAGGGATCAGTTCCCTTTCACTATGATATAGAGTACAGGCAGAGTAATGGCAAACATAGCACATGTCAATGCAGTGCTGTAAACAGAACTTCTCTTGATTTGCGTTTCCAGTCTCCGCTCGGTATCACACAATTCCAAAATCACAtctctcacagcagcagcctggccctTGCCCTCCCCTGAAGGCCTTGGCATCACTCTTTCTGTAGGTCTGGAGTGCATGGCGAGTTTGACACTCTGCAGCTCAGACAGCACCTGCGTGATACTTTCCTGCAGACTGTTAAACTGCTGTTGTAAACTCCCTAGACATGAGCTGACTTGTTTAATGTAGTTTAGCTGTTCATTTAAAGGCATTAAAAGAGAATCTATTTTTATGGAGTCATTCCTGGTTTCTCTAGTTAACAAAGCCCCTTCTTTCACTCCCCGTGATGCTGTTGTTTGCAGCACGTTTTTTAGGTCTTCTATGACATCACTGAGATCTTTCTGCTGCAAGTAATGGCTGGAGGCCTGTTCTTTGATGGCTTCTTGTAAATTTATTGGGCCCTTCTGTGCTTCAAGCACCAAGACTTTCAATTCTTGCAGCCTTACTCGATTGACGTAGGTGGAACCAAGAACACCTATAATGGCTCCCAGTACAGAGCCAATAATAGACCAGTTCTTCGTTTTTTCAGCTCTTGTGCGCTCTTTCTCATGGCTTTCCCTGACAGCTGCggagaagagagagaatttttctctctcagactCTTCTGCATTTAAATATGCAGCTCGGTACCTCTTCTCTTCCTGCAAGAAATACAGTGATGAAAGGAGAAGGTATAATATGAAGCTATAAAGTCTatactaaaggaaaaaacccaaacaaacctcCAAACCCCAGTGCAGATGAAGGAATGGATATCAGGAACATCTATTAGTAGTTTCAGAAATTTTCCCTTGAATGTgggattttctttattaatcCTACTTAAGTCACTGAGACATCATTTTAAgtctgagaaatggaaaaggttGTCAGGAATCACAGCTGAAGATCCTGTACATGAGAATCTGCCACGTGATGATAGAAAACAGGTATGAGAGAGCAAGGTCTTTCACTCCCCATAACGTTCCCTGTTTCAGCCCTGCTGACTTCTCCAGACACCAGCAAAAGGCAGCTGAGAGAGTTTCCATGAATTAACCAGAAAGGAGTTTCCTCATCCCACAGAGGGTTAATTCATTAAATGGAAGCTTTTTCTTGACTACTTATGTAGAGGTCACCACTACAACAATTAATTTTCTAGGCTCGCTATCCTCAGTTTTATTCTCCAAATTTACCACTCTATTTTAGCATTAACACATACAATTTGCACAGAGGACCAAACCATTGATAGTAACTAACTAAAACAAGTACCTTAAGAAATTAACTCTGATCACTTATTTCAGAACTAAACTGCATCTACAAAGACAATCAATCACTATTGAAGGAAACAAAGCACACAAATTTGCAACATATTCACCAAATCTTAAGTATCAACAAATTACCTGCAGCAACCTGTGTTCCAGAGTAGCCAGTTCTAAATACTGGGTGTCATCCCGAGAGACCCTGTCTAAGCGATCCCGAATTTCCTTCAGTTTAATCTGTTGGGCTTCTACATTTTCACGAGCCTCTCGTACTATCCCTCGAGCTATCATAAAGACATTTTCTGCCTGAGAAGAAAGAGCATTTATTTTAGACACTTATTACCATACAGACCTAAACTGCTAattgtacaatttttttttttttttttgtggggggagggaaaaaaccaagaaCAAAATAAGCCACGCTCTGTTTCAATCCAAGGGATAAGCTCTATTTACTACATGCATAGCCTAGAACACATTCACAGTACCTACACAGACAGTCAAAGCAGAAAAGACATAATTCTCCCTGGATAACCTTTTCTGCCTCACAGCCAGTGTTTATGCTTCATATAGCTCTattcacaattttaaaaattccacaTTATCTCCATGTTTACCTCTGTCACTTTTCCCTGAGCCTCTCGAACTTCATTGATTCCAACAAATTCTTCGTATCTGTCCCACCAATTCCTGCATGTTGCAGACACTTTTTGGAGGGAGTTTTTTCCCATAGCAGTCCCTGATTCCGTGATCCGATGAAGGAGACCCATGGCCATTTCCATTGCAGACTTGGCTTCGGGCCTCTTGGGTGCCGATGGGCAGTAAGTCCTCACCACATGTAAATTCCCTTTTGGACTCCACTTCATCAATGAATGGTGATACTGCAGACCACAGGACACTGAGGACACACTTGATTTGTATTTCATAGGCCCCATGTCTTGAATTTAATCACTAAACAAAAGTGCtacaaggaagaagaagagaTGTTATTGAAGTATGGCTGATTCACAGCTCTTCAACGACATTTGTGCCAAAACCAATCAACTCCAGAATGGCTAAACCATTGCTACTTTTACACCACTGCTTACCTAGAGAACTTTCCACAATTTCCAATAAAGTGCAATTGTGTCACAGATCTCTGATTTTCTGTTAGGAAGTAGTCCCACCATGCTTCATGGTTCTTGATTACTAATTCACCCACGACGTGAACAACGATCATGTGCAGATCCAATAACAGCAGGAGCGACTTCAGAGAAATTTAGTgcttcagcagagcagtgaTTGCACGATGTGGTTTGTGTTACAGGTACTCACATTTCtgcaaaagaacagaaaaggaaaaaaggcagagaggaaacaaaatcttcataaaaaaagaagtgtggcTTGATCATTCTCTTTATCTTACATTGCACAGATACAGGAAGTGTTGAAGGATGCAAAGACAAAAACGTAAAGGACAGAGGGAAAACCCAGAAGTGCTGAACACAGGTATTCCCATGAGACTGCCTACAAAAGTAATAAACCAGGATGAGCCACAAGAATAGAAAAATCTCAGTCAGGGAACACACAGCATTCTAACACACAgggctgcattttaaaatgagctTAAAATTCTTGCTTACCCTGCAAAAGCAGGCTGCTAGTTATAGTTTATTGTCTACTGATTTGAAATATGATCTTAGAGTTCGACTGAGGCACATTCCTCTAAGAActggaaacaggaaaactttGCAGTCAGGTTTTGTATGAAATTTGAGCATGACTATATTAGGTTTTGACTAATATAATATTAAAACATGAATTATTGAGAAAACTTGATAGCTGCTGCatagtatttttaattactttaaaacagCTTTCCTTGTTAATTTTAGGTGGTTAATACAGGCATCTCCACAAAAAAAGCATTGTACCAGCTGGAAAAATTCTGACCATGACAGGTTAATTCCTTGCTATTTCTAACAGCTAATAATAACACCAAGTGGCATTATGAAAATCTTAGCAGTTGTTTTACACACCTAACAACATGGAAGATCAAACCCACAAGAACATGGAAATGAAGGAAGTTCTCTCTCCTGCCAGCATCACTCACAGATCTACTGTTAACAGCAGTGTTAAACACCTACTCTACATTGTAGCCCACATAAACGTCAGCTCAATTTTGCCTGTTCCAGACTGCAAAATTCCCCTCTCTTAATTGCATTACTACCTGAAGAGTTTAACCAAATATTTAGGCTACTGGActatagaaaaaaaacagagcGAAAGTTGAGATTTGAGGAAGAATTTCTATGCAGGCAGTCACAGACTGTGATGAACGTGATCTCAGCCTGAGCTCAGAGGACACAAGAAAGTTGTGAAAGCTTAATCTGAGATGACGTGCCTGGTTCCTCTCTTGCTTTCCTCGCAAGAAACGTTTCCTCTGCCTGCAGTCACTGACAAACACACTCTCAAAAGCTGCCGCACACACAGAGCCGGTGGCAAGCGGGACTCGTTTCCACGGGTCCCGCCTTCCGCAGCGGTCCCGTGCCGCAGCCAAACGCAACCCGAGGCGCCACCGCGCACCCACATCCCGCAGCCGGCTTCTTCCGCACGACCGACCCCTTCCCTGCTCGGGGGCCCTTCCACCGACCCGGCCGAGCCGCCGCTCCCTCCCGgccgccccgggcccggccccgccgcgccccgtacctgccccggcccggcggcggaagcggcggcggcggaagcggcggcggaagcggcggcggaagcggcggcggaagcggcggcggaagcggcggcggaagcggcggcgggagcggcgggagcgggcggAGCGAGCGGAGCCATGTCGGGCCGGGAGGGTAaggccgggcccggggccgccggtGCCTTCCGctcggccccgcccggccctcACTGTCTCCTCTGTCTTTGCAGGCGGCAAGAAGAAGCCGCTGAAGCAGCCGAAGAAGCAGACGAAGGACCTGGATGAGGTAGGGCGGCGGGAGAACCCCGGGGCGCGGTGGGGGCTCAGCCCCGGCCGTGAGTGAGCCGGCGGGCCTGCTGCCCAGGGGGTTCCTGCTGACATTTACAGGAGTGGGTAGTGACAGGACGAGGGGGAATGGGCTCAAAGTGAAAGAGAGGCTGTtaagattagatattaggaagaaattcttgcctgtgagggtggtgaatCCCTGGCACAGGtagcccagagaagctgtggctgccccatccctggaagcgtccaaggccaggttggacgagacttggagcaacctgggcttgtggaaggtgtctctgcccgtggcaggggtttggaacgagatgatctttaaggtcccttccaacccgaaccattctgtgtttctctgattCCATGACGACATCCTGCCCGTGTTCCACCATGCTGGTGGATATAGCAGTGCTGGCTGACGGAGGAGTTTGGAATGCCCTTGTCAAACCATCAGGTCACGATCTGAAGTCGATCGATCACTGCAGTCTCAGGAAGGAGCCTGGGACAGGCACAAACTCTGGGATTATTGTGTAGTTTGCATAAATTAAGTACTAGTAAATTGCATGTTAGAGATACTCTGAACCGTTACATTTAAGTATTGGGTGTCAGCTGCTATTTTTGAGAATAGTGGACCATGGATGAGGTGTCACTCTTTGGAAAAAAGCAAGTACAATGTctctttgaaaaaggaaaaaaaaatcatagcttTCTAAATAAGCTTTATTGTTAAAGAAATGGTAGAACTAATTAAGTGTTTACAAGGATCAGGTTATAAACATTTGTGTATCaaatgatgtgatttttttttcctctcagcccTGCAATACTGTGAGCACTTGGGGGCAACACATTGCAAGAGAAAAACCCACTGGAGTGGATAAATGTGAGGGATTGATTTACTAGGAAAGACATATTAGCCTACAGGAGACAGGAAAACCCggagagagaaacagaatatTCTGTTCTGTGGGGGGTAGGTAGGGGAAGTAATATGGTTATGTTGCAGCAAGGGAGGCTTTAAGTGAGAGGAAGGCTTTGCAGTTGTAAAGATGAGCCACAGACTGGATTGGTGAAGAATCTGTGGAATCTGAATTGTCAAGGTCCTTAGTTCAGTTATGCCAAAGTCACAAGTGCCAATTTAAAAATCTGGGGTCCTTTTCAGCCTTGGTGTCTGTGAAGAATGTGTATCTAAGGGACAGAGTATGTCTGACTTCTGGATTTGGAGGCTGGTCCAGCAAGGATGCTCAATAGCTGCCTTGCCTGTACAATTTGCCAGCAGTCTCATTAGATTTTTTGGAATTATTACAAATTTATTAAACCCAGCAAAAATGACATATGTGtgagaggatttttaaaaaatttacgCTTTTTTATAGGTGAAAGCAGccttattttatttacattctttatagtcaaaatgtttttgttagtGCCTGTGTACTGGGCTTCACGTGTCACTGAGGGCACGTTAATGAATGATGTTAGTGCAAACATCTATCAATCAGAGGAATCATAATCTCAGAATGAGATTATGCCATGGGAAATAATTCCAGAAAGACCAAACATACAGAGTTGAAGTTTAGTTTGTGGTACAGCAAAAACCTTGGTGATAGTTCTGCAATGTTCTGCATATTTAGCATTATTCAGCCATCCTGCCTCGGTCTGCTCAGGTGTTTGTTGCTGCTGGAATATTACATTTGTTTCTCATTGCTTCTCAGTTGtttttgaatttttctgtggaagagATGTTAAAAACTGCTGCTATTCTTTCCTTTAGACGGATCTGGCATTCAAACAAAAACAGAAGGAGGAGCAAAAGAAACTTGAGGagatgaaagcaaaagctgctggaaaagggcCCCTGGGTAAGTGAGGTGCCAACCTGGCAGGAGAAATGGGGGTCTTGATGGCTTcaaaaatttaatgtttttgcttgacaaaaataaaaaggcctTTGGGTTATTTGACATAGGTAAGTAAGGTGATGGCAGGTACAGATGATATGGAACAAATAGaggctattttttaaaatttgtttttcttttctgtgcaatTTCATCCCCAAATGATGCAGGTTCTGATTCAGCAGGCAAACCACTGTGTCTGACATGCTGACCTATTCCACTGGTATGTGCAGGGACATTTGTACTCTTTTTTAAGCACACcagtcttttctttccagatgtGTTACATACAGGCTTTGCCACAATCCTCCAAGTTTAACAAATCCAGTGCTTGTCCTCTGAGAGGATGAATTTCTTCAAGATCAGGAGATTCttggcaggggaaaaaaaaagtgactggAAACCAGTCTGGCTTCAACCCCTTTGCCCGAGTGACTGTAAAATACATGATGTCACTGAAGTGAGTTCACAGGGTGTGTCTTGGTGGCCCATGGATCCCAGTCTCTGTCTCAGTGACAGTCGGCGAGTGTTCATGTGAGTCTGCACCCgccttctgctcctccagcatTTGCCATGATCTGATCAGAGGTGTTCAAGGCGGACCCTGCCTGCTCCCGTCAGGTGTTTCTGACCTGTGACCCATTAATGTTACCACTTTGCCATTCTGTGAAGACCATCAACTTCACACTTTGCTTCCTGTTCTTCAGCAAACTTTCAGTCTTGAAAGACCTTTCCAACAATCCCATAGCAAAATAGTTTCACTAACAACCTTTGCTATGGAATCTTGTCAGGTACTGTGTGAAAATATGAAGAAGTCCCGAGTTCACTTTACTCAGACACTTACTGATAACGTCAGGGTCCCAGCAGGTCAGTGAGGAAGGATTTACTCTTTATGGGAATCCTCTTAACTTTCACAAGACTGTTCATCCATTTGCTTTGCTGTTACCTTCTCAGAGATTGAGCTCAGACTCGCTGCTCTGTAGTTGCCCAGTTCTTCAAGGAACCCATTCCCTGTCTGGGAGCTTTGCTGGCAGTCTGTGAGTCCTCTGGCGTAGTGTCTGTATTGATGTTTTAAATATTAGCCAGCAG encodes the following:
- the CCDC51 gene encoding mitochondrial potassium channel; amino-acid sequence: MGPMKYKSSVSSVSCGLQYHHSLMKWSPKGNLHVVRTYCPSAPKRPEAKSAMEMAMGLLHRITESGTAMGKNSLQKVSATCRNWWDRYEEFVGINEVREAQGKVTEAENVFMIARGIVREARENVEAQQIKLKEIRDRLDRVSRDDTQYLELATLEHRLLQEEKRYRAAYLNAEESEREKFSLFSAAVRESHEKERTRAEKTKNWSIIGSVLGAIIGVLGSTYVNRVRLQELKVLVLEAQKGPINLQEAIKEQASSHYLQQKDLSDVIEDLKNVLQTTASRGVKEGALLTRETRNDSIKIDSLLMPLNEQLNYIKQVSSCLGSLQQQFNSLQESITQVLSELQSVKLAMHSRPTERVMPRPSGEGKGQAAAVRDVILELCDTERRLETQIKRSSVYSTALTCAMFAITLPVLYIIVKGN